In Apium graveolens cultivar Ventura chromosome 10, ASM990537v1, whole genome shotgun sequence, the following are encoded in one genomic region:
- the LOC141690689 gene encoding uncharacterized protein LOC141690689, producing the protein MGDFTSALLLVRISNMGLGFHGCVVIMMDDDLSQWITLPKYSTPYIKGIKDFLENAFPKFSVGDEMLCPCKNCRNGKWHTQDLIYDHLICHGPCPLYANWICEVSSKDHRIDIERAENMGFEDSFTFGDNLDEMFHRTNDTTGPNDDAKKFYGHLEEGKQPLYPGCKKFSRLSFIIRLYSLKCIHGISESDFGDLLELIKDAFPEAHIPLSFSAAKNVIKDLGLDYQRIHACPNNCMLFWAENEKEENCKTCGASRWVVVEKKGAMDNNEKKLIHKVPANVMRYFPLKKRLQRMFMSKELSELMLWHAKGRKKDDKLRHPADAEAWKALDARYPQFSSENRNIRLGLAADGFNPFRTMNISHSTWPIILVNYNLPPWLCMKQENLILSTLISGPESPKNNIDVFMQSLIAELNELWEVGIETYDALTDYTFNLRASLLWTISDFPGLAMLSGWSTKERLACPVCNYETSSMYLKHSRKMCYMDHRRFLHPEHPWRLDKRKFNGQIELRGFPEVLTGTDIEELLAGFVNHFGGKKPEKKRKRQKNKIKSNSPFKKKSIFFDLPYWKHNVSRHNLDVMHIEKNVCDKVLGTLLNIAGKTKDHIAARLDLQELGIRKVLHPVLSSDGKHLEIRAAIFYMTNEEKDLFCSVLKNAKLPYGSASNIIRCVHMKERKVSGYKSHDAHFFMHYLLQFAVKKSLKPEVAVPFIRLGAFLREIEFGGPAHVRSIWPIERYLNKLKSYVRNRSKPEGCIAEGYLAEECLIFCSRFLGGHGGSKITKAAKFESFPEKVEFPIGSRRNKDGKAVNLVEVEWMVIHRYILFNCGNKEIDSLIE; encoded by the exons ATGGGT GATTTCACTTCTGCGTTGTTATTAGTACGCATATCTAATATGGGTTTAGGGTTTCACGGCTGTGTCGTTATTA TGATGGACGATGATCTAAGTCAATGGATAACCCTTCCAAAATACAGTACACCTTACATTAAGGGGATAAAAGATTTTTTAGAAAATGCATTTCCCAAATTTTCCGTAGGCGATGAAATGTTGTGCCCTTGCAAGAATTGTAGAAATGGCAAGtggcatactcaagatcttattTATGATCATCTTATTTGTCATGGCCCTTGTCCATTGTATGCGAATTGGATTTGTGAGGTTTCGAGCAAAGATCATAGGATAGATATTGAACGGGCAGAAAATATGGGTTTTGAAGATTCCTTTACCTTCGGAGATAATTTGGACGAGATGTTCCATCGTACTAATGATACTACTGGACCGAATGATGATGCCAAAAAATTTTATGGCCATCTTGAAGAAGGAAAGCAGCCCTTATATCCGGGCTGCAAAAAATTTTCCCGCTTAAGTTTTATCATTAGGCTGTACTCTTTAAAGTGCATTCATGGGATTTCGGAGTCGGATTTCGGGGATTTATTAGAGCTGATAAAAGATGCTTTTCCAGAAGCACACATTCCTTTGTCTTTCAGTGCGGCAAAGAATGTTATTAAAGATTTAGGGCTCGATTATCAAAGGATACACGCCTGCCCCAATAATTGTATGCTGTTTTGGGctgaaaatgaaaaagaagaaaattgtAAAACTTGCGGTGCTTCAAGGTGGGTCGTAGTGGAAAAAAAAGGCGCCATGGACAATAATGAGAAGAAGTTAATTCACAAGGTCCCGGCAAACGTGATGCGCTACTTTCCACTCAAAAAAAGGTTGCAACGCATGTTTATGAGCAAAGAGTTATCAGAACTGATGTTATGGCATGCAAAAGGTCGAAAAAAGGACGACAAACTTCGACATCCCGCTGATGCAGAGGCTTGGAAGGCATTGGATGCTCGTTATCCTCAATTTTCATCCGAGAACAGAAACATCAGATTGGGCCTAGCCGCTGATGGTTTCAATCCTTTTCGTACTATGAACATAAGTCATAGTACTTGGCCAATTATTTTGGTTAACTACAACCTTCCCCCCTGGCTGTGTATGAAGCAAGAGAATCTAATTCTCTCGACACTCATATCTGGTCCCGAGTCTCCGAAGAATAATATAGATGTCTTCATGCAATCTTTAATTGCTGAACTGAATGAGCTATGGGAAGTAGGCATTGAGACTTATGATGCCCTTACTGACTATACTTTCAACTTGCGCGCTTCTTTACTTTGGACAATCAGTGATTTTCCCGGGCTAGCAATGCTATCTGGATGGAGCACAAAAGAAAGACTAGCTTGTCCAGTTTGCAATTATGAAACATCCTCTATGTACCTAAAACATAGTCGGAAAATGTGTTACATGGACCATAGGAGATTTCTCCATCCCGAACACCCATGGAGGCTTGATAAAAGAAAATTTAATGGTCAAATTGAATTGAGAGGTTTTCCAGAGGTTCTAACTGGAACAGACATTGAAGAATTATTGGCAGGATTTGTAAATCATTTTGGGGGGAAGAAACcagagaagaaaagaaagcgccAAAAAAATAAGATTAAGTCGAATTCGCCTTTCAAGAAAAAATCAATATTCTTTGATCTGCCTTACTGGAAGCACAATGTTTCTCGACATAACCTTGATGTTATGCACATCGAGAAGAATGTGTGTGATAAAGTACTTGGCACATTGCTCAATATTGCTGGAAAAACAAAAGACCATATAGCAGCTCGCCTAGATTTGCAAGAACTTGGCATCAGAAAGGTCCTCCATCCTGTTCTATCAAGTGATGGGAAACACCTTGAAATAAGGGCTGCGATATTTTACATGACAAATGAAGAGAAAGATTTATTCTGCTCTGTCCTTAAAAATGCTAAATTGCCATATGGAAGTGCCTCTAATATCATCCGGTGTGTGCACATGAAGGAGAGAAAGGTATCTGGCTATAAGAGTCATGATGCTCACTTTTTCATGCACTACTTATTACAATTTGCAGTTAAGAAATCTTTGAAACCGGAGGTTGCAGTCCCTTTTATCAGATTAGGGGCCTTCTTAAGAG AAATTGAATTTGGTGGACCGGCCCATGTTCGAAGCATATGGCCAATTGAGCGCTATTTAAATAAATTGAAATCTTATGTGCGGAATAGATCTAAACCAGAGGGATGTATCGCTGAGGGTTACCTGGCCGAAGAATGCTTGATATTTTGTTCAAGATTCTTGGGTGGCCATGGAGGATCAAAAATTACCAAGGCTGCAAAATTTgaaagttttccagaaaaagtaGAATTTCCTATTGGTTCACGCAGAAATAAAGATGGAAAGGCTGTGAATTTAGTTGAAGTTGAATGGATGGTTATTCATCGTTATATTCTATTCAACTGCGGGAATAAAGAAATTGATAGTTTAATCGAGTAA